A single region of the Triticum dicoccoides isolate Atlit2015 ecotype Zavitan chromosome 2B, WEW_v2.0, whole genome shotgun sequence genome encodes:
- the LOC119366218 gene encoding histone H2A-like yields MDASATVAAGKAKKGAAGRKAGGPRKKSVSRSVKAGLQFPTGRIGRFLKKGRYAQRVGSGAPVYLAAVLEYLPAELLELAGNAAKDNKKSRIVPRHLLLAVRNDQELGRLLAGVTIAHGGVIPNINPVLLPKKATEKSPKEPKSPKKTAKSSQGVGGHCLVMSE; encoded by the coding sequence GGGCGCGGCCGGGCGCAAGGCCGGAGGCCCCAGGAAGAAGTCCGTGTCGCGGTCTGTCAAGGCCGGGCTCCAGTTCCCCACCGGCCGCATCGGGCGCTTCCTCAAGAAGGGCCGCTACGCGCAGCGCGTCGGCTCCGGCGCACCCGTCTACCTCGCGGCCGTCCTCGAGTACCTCCCCGCCGAGCTGCTGGAGCTCGCGGGCAACGCCGCCAAGGACAACAAGAAGAGCCGCATCGTCCCCCGCCACCTGCTGCTCGCCGTCAGGAACGACCAGGAGCTCGGCAGGCTGCTCGCCGGCGTCACCATCGCCCACGGCGGCGTGATCCCCAATATCAACCCGGTGCTGCTCCCCAAGAAGGCGACCGAGAAGTCCCCCAAGGAGCCCAAGTCGCCAAAGAAGACCGCCAAATCCAGCCAAGGCGTAGGTGGCCACTGCCTAGTTATGTCGGAGTAG